In Aspergillus luchuensis IFO 4308 DNA, chromosome 1, nearly complete sequence, the following are encoded in one genomic region:
- the RPS11A gene encoding 40S ribosomal protein uS17 (BUSCO:EOG092653NM;~COG:J;~EggNog:ENOG410PFMT;~InterPro:IPR032440,IPR019979,IPR012340,IPR000266, IPR028333;~PFAM:PF16205,PF00366;~go_component: GO:0005840 - ribosome [Evidence IEA];~go_function: GO:0003735 - structural constituent of ribosome [Evidence IEA];~go_process: GO:0006412 - translation [Evidence IEA]) — translation MATELTVQSERAFQKQPHIFVNPKAQAKSKKVGTGRRWYKDVGLGFRTPKTAIEGSYIDKKCPFTGLVSIRGRILTGRVVSTKMHRTIVIRREYLHYVPKYNRYEKRHKNLAAHVSPAFRVEEGDWVTVGQCRPLSKTVRFNVLRVLPRTGKAVKAFSKF, via the exons ATGGCGACCGAGTTGACCGTCCAGTCGGAACGTGCGTTCCAGAAGCAGCCTcacatcttcgtcaaccCCAAGGCTCAggcgaagagcaagaaggtTGGCACCGGCCGCCGTTGGTACAAGGATGTCGGTCTTGGTTTCCGTACCCCCAAGACCGCCATTGAGGGCTCCTACATCG ACAAGAAGTGCCCCTTCACCGGTCTGGTTTCCATCCGTGGCCGTATCCTGACCGGCCGTGTCGTCTCCACCAAGATGCACCGTACCATCGTCATCCGCCGTGAATACCTCCACTACGTCCCCAAGTACAACCGTTACGAGAAGAGACACAAGAACCTTGCCGCTCACGTCTCTCCCGCTTTCCGTGTTGAGGAAGGTGACTGGGTCACCGTCGGCCAGTGCCGTCCCCTCTCCAAGACT GTCCGCTTCAACGTCCTCCGTGTCCTTCCCCGTACCGGTAAGGCCGTCAAGGCTTTCTCCAAGTTCTAA
- a CDS encoding transcription factor domain-containing protein (COG:S;~EggNog:ENOG410Q2YI;~InterPro:IPR036864,IPR007219,IPR001138;~PFAM:PF00172,PF04082;~TransMembrane:2 (i560-580o639-660i);~go_function: GO:0000981 - DNA-binding transcription factor activity, RNA polymerase II-specific [Evidence IEA];~go_function: GO:0003677 - DNA binding [Evidence IEA];~go_function: GO:0008270 - zinc ion binding [Evidence IEA];~go_process: GO:0006351 - transcription, DNA-templated [Evidence IEA];~go_process: GO:0006355 - regulation of transcription, DNA-templated [Evidence IEA]) has translation MQNSEVAAGLLPSWSVQDNHPIIQKGAGTHSGQDLRSRRRNPLACEACYKKKVKCETEGSGATCIQCLRRNTTCKFTTRKEKRDDLKRAHYVRTLENRVKRTESILRAAGLLSDDLMSLDDGLSDDDDRRPDYGSDSEDESISPYFSPREVSSRRSSGALTSDGSRDYDHLQYRAPTEEDAGSTASHATPSRQSIGPTNSSKLPEDGSSFSKKCPHTHAPVFKLDSREDSRYYGRSSSLSILSREALDWIKHKTGEDTILNVVFSDSNSDNAWDAWRPEVFHDLFASQVFKPLPPRAEVFTLLRDYFRTVNRLFPLYDESSFMQLVEWQYTQQTCDDAARWASINIILSLAYEYRFSNCQKSEKDRERAWLYYKNAMSVFAELSLRRTDLLSVQALLGMAFFLRGNSGTQSALPIITAAMRICQRMGLHRNIPRPYLTPKEQEQRRRVFWIAYILDQSACVRSGSAPAQHFEDFDVDFPVDHIHDPFVKARDGSFFRHLCQLTVIKSRVFSKLYAAKALENKSPEEIYNNIRELHDELEEWRRVNALEFRMKQRGAGQDFLLGFASAGLQFVYYNTMIMIHRLPLMIQFASAHCIARGNHPPMDYDLISSEASASAAISVQAARDTVRLVNNLPWGDIAWIWSLLYYIFLAVMNIFVNILRDPQNEKVKDDLQSLNMAATFFATLIPGDGPGHYARFMTRMCANFERIARVVVERNQRTVKPSETKHHSSSRKSSTTAKDQKSVRAVSPQSSRTSAYSKSGSSPPVPSSVRLSIDIPNLEGLPPVNSAGYVVPDDLTPSPVQGPTFSSHPVTTTTTQPLSQSTPAPPSGPPRSYDSSLPTGLESSFFPITVNSDGFNFSQPELWQIPLTADWEVTPHALGSLFGPDFNYLFPGQTDSSSNEFQPTSQVAGQPMTTAPAPMEFAYANTMADAQNPSRNRNRSQHGGVPTTADQSLQENDMWMAGMYSNPYNLPP, from the exons ATGCAGAACTCAGAAGTAGCTGCGGGATTGTTGCCCTCATGGAGTGTGCAAGAtaatcatcccatcatccaaaaGGGTGCAGGCACCCACAGCGGCCAAGATCTGAGGAGCCGGAGGCGCAACCCACTG GCATGCGAAGCGTGTTataagaagaaggtcaagtgcGAGACCGAAGGTTCCGGCGCAACATGTATACAATGCCTGCGTCGTAATACAACTTGCAAATTTACcacgagaaaagagaagagagatgacTTGAAGAG GGCACACTACGTGAGGACTCTGGAAAACCGAGTGAAGAGGACAGAGTCTATTCTCAGAGCCGCTGGCCTTCTAAGCGATGACCTGATGAGTTTGGATGATGGGCtcagcgacgatgatgatagaaGGCCCGACTATGGAAGTGACTCGGAAGATGAATCGATCTCGCCTTATTTTAGCCCCCGCGAGGTCTCCAGCCGGCGTAGTTCGGGGGCATTGACCTCGGATGGCTCAAGGGACTATGATCATCTGCAGTACCGTGCGCCAACTGAGGAAGACGCAGGATCTACTGCATCTCATGCCACACCATCTCGTCAGTCAATCGGCCCTACCAACTCGTCCAAGCTTCCTGAGGACGGGAGCTCTTTTTCGAAAAAGTGCCCTCACACCCATGCCCCCGTATTCAAGTTGGATAGCAGAGAGGATTCGAGGTACTACG GCCGGTCATCCTCACTGTCTATTCTTTCGCGGGAGGCACTGGATTGGATCAAGCACAAGACGGGCGAAGACACGATACTAAACGTCGTATTTTCCGACTCCAATAGTGATAACGCCTGGGATGCCTGGCGACCGGAAGTTTTCCATGACCTGTTTGCCTCGCAGGTGTTCAAGCCTTTGCCCCCGAGAGCAGAGGTGTTCACTCTGTTGCGGGACTATTTTCGCACAGTAAACCGCCTATTCCCGCTCTATGATGAATCGTCTTTCATGCAGCTTGTTGAATGGCAATACACCCAACAAACGTGTGACGATGCTGCTCGATGGGCCAGTATCAATATCATCCTCTCGTTGGCCTACGAGTACCGCTTCTCTAACTGTCAAAAATCGGAGAAAGATCGAGAACGTGCATGGCTTTACTACAAGAACGCAATGTCAGTTTTTGCGGAGCTCTCTCTGCGACGGACTGACCTCCTAAGCGTGCAAGCCCTTTTAGGCAtggctttctttcttcgtgGAAACTCGGGGACCCAGTCAGCATTACCAATAATCACGGCGGCCATGCGCATTTGCCAGCGGATGGGTCTACATCGCAATATACCAAGGCCTTACCTCACCCCAAAGGAACAGGAGCAAAGAAGGAGGGTATTTTGGATTGCATATATCCTCGATCAAAG CGCCTGTGTTCGATCAGGAAGCGCCCCAGCCCAGCACTTCGAAGACTTCGATGTTGATTTTCCTGTTGATCATATTCACGATCCGTTTGTGAAAGCTCGCGACGGCTCGTTCTTCCGCCATCTTTGCCAGCTTACGGTGATCAAAAGCCGCGTGTTCAGCAAGCTTTATGCAGCGAAAGCTTTGGAGAATAAGTCACCAGAGGAGATCTACAACAATATTCGGGAGTTACACGACGAGCTCGAGGAGTGGAGGCGTGTCAATGCGCTCGAGTTTCGAATGAAACAGAGAGGTGCTGGTCAGGACTTCCTGCTCGGCTTTGCCTCGGCAGGACTGCAGTTCGTCTATTATAATACCATGATTATGATACATCGACTGCCTCTGATGATTCAATTTGCCTCGGCGCACTGTATCGCGAGAGgcaaccaccccccaatGGACTATGACTTGATATCGAGCGAGGCGTCTGCTTCAGCTGCGATTTCCGTCCAAGCCGCCCGGGACACCGTGAGACTAGTGAACAATTTGCCATGGGGTGATATTGCATGGATATG GTCTTTACTGTACTACATCTTTTTGGCGGTCATGAACATTTTTGTGAATATTCTACGAGATCCGCAGAACGAGAAAGTCAAAGACGACCTACAGTCCTTGAACATGGCGGCGACGTTCTTCGCAACCCTCATTCCTGGCGATGGGCCTGGTCACTACGCTCGCTTCATGACAAGGATGTGTGCCAATTTCGAGCGCATAGCCAGGGTTGTCGTTGAGCGAAATCAGAGAACCGTCAAACCTAGTGAAACGAAACATCACAGTTCATCCCGCAAATCCAGCACTACCGCAAAGGATCAGAAATCCGTGCGTGCGGTATCCCCTCAGTCATCACGCACATCCGCCTATTCTAAATCCGGATCAAGCCCTCCCGTGCCTTCCTCCGTCCGCCTAAGCATCGACATTCCGAATCTCGAAGGCCTTCCCCCAGTCAACTCTGCCGGCTACGTGGTCCCCGATGACCTGACCCCCAGTCCAGTACAGGGTCCGACATTCTCCTCTCACCCAGttacaaccacaaccacgcAGCCTCTTTCTCAATCCACACCTGCACCTCCATCCGGTCCCCCTCGATCCTATGATAGCTCTTTACCAACAGGCCTCGAgagctccttcttccccatcacaGTCAACAGTGACGGCTTCAACTTTTCCCAGCCCGAACTCTGGCAAATTCCCTTAACAGCAGACTGGGAAGTCACGCCACACGCCTTAGGCAGCTTGTTCGGGCCCGACTTCAACTATCTTTTCCCGGGGCAAACAGATTCGAGCAGTAATGAATTCCAACCGACGAGCCAGGTTGCCGGCCAACCCATGACAACTGCACCAGCGCCCATGGAATTCGCCTATGCCAATACCATGGCCGACGCGCAGAATCCCAGCCGGAACCGCAACCGCAGTCAGCATGGCGGGGTGCCTACAACTGCAGATCAGTCATTGCAGGAAAACGATATGTGGATGGCCGGCATGTATTCGAATCCATATAATCTCCCACCCTGA
- a CDS encoding bZIP transcription factor (COG:K;~EggNog:ENOG410QDP5;~InterPro:IPR004827;~PFAM:PF07716;~go_function: GO:0003700 - DNA-binding transcription factor activity [Evidence IEA];~go_process: GO:0006355 - regulation of transcription, DNA-templated [Evidence IEA]) has product MSDEHLARQTASSFDRLENFNFLLSRHDPNLAKSRHYSFDADSTGLAAFSNLNMDYDQTEGMGGLSVSSYDSIEDERSPIDVRGYPYHDQMLSYSAHPIYPPISYGPPDDLGHGAGAMTPSDVSSSISPPNGHINHSKYSTQIPGDHLASALGQEEGVRRAAEEDRRRRNTAASARFRMKKKQREQALERTVRETTEKNATLEARVAQLEMENRWLKNLLTEKHEASSTRMAPPPTDSTALASQGTNATGPGQKHIQPKKKGVGTDN; this is encoded by the exons ATGTCAGATGAGCACCTCGCTCGTCAGACAGCCTCGAGCTTCGATAGGCTCGAAAACTTcaactttcttctctctcgaCACGATCCTAACTTGGCCAAGAGTCGTCACTATTCCTTTGACGCAGATTCTACCGGCCTGGCTGCCTTTTCGAATCTAAACATGGATTATGATCAGACTGAGGGGATGGGCGGTCTCTCCGTCAGTTCTTATGATAGCATTGAGGACGAACGCAGTCCGATCGATGTGCGCGGATATCCGTATCATG ACCAAATGCTGTCCTACTCAGCTCATCCCATCTATCCACCTATCTCATATGGTCCTCCCGATGACCTGGGGCACGGTGCGGGTGCTATGACACCCTCCGatgtctcctcttccatctcaccTCCAAACGGCCACATCAATCACAGCAAGTACAGCACGCAGATTCCTGGCGATCACCTTGCTTCCGCCCTTGGCCAGGAGGAGGGCGTCCGCCGTGCTGCCGAAGAAGACCGGCGACGCCGCAATACGGCTGCCAGCGCCCGGTTTcgcatgaagaagaaacagcgCGAACAGGCCCTCGAACGCACCGTGCGCGAAACCACCGAAAAGAACGCAACTCTCGAGGCGCGTGTAGCGCAGCTCGAAATGGAGAACCGCTGGCTGAAGAACCTCTTGACCGAAAAGCACGAAGCCAGCTCGACTCGCATGGCTCCTCCCCCAACTGACAGCACAGCCTTGGCCTCCCAAGGTACCAACGCTACTGGCCCCGGGCAAAAACATATTCAGCCAAAAAAGAAGGGCGTCGGGACCGACAACTGA
- a CDS encoding kinetochore-microtubule binding complex subunit SPC105 (BUSCO:EOG092640PR;~COG:S;~EggNog:ENOG410PGE3;~InterPro:IPR013253,IPR033338;~PFAM:PF15402,PF08317), whose product MASRSDSAGSSRPRSRRSIAHVPRSQLTSTLDKENATTNISSSQPIGERSKLSAKDKKSRSKSLGPGGLDALQDSNGNRRKSTAAFPLKSILKPTVPVSPVRNIPTFEETRRRTPARGPPHNDGTGEAPDQGKEGMLIDFDTPAQPSGSAGDDPSNPFDSFTAASIRDEMAAVREREEKEQRERERKTILERREARRKSMANRRVSFAPEATLHTWNVVEIPDDSTSSSTSNSTRRASSLANQTPAQKNPPDDPPSPDLDAESDIGFSPVQYPDLQQLQNRSTSSQEMSSSPFSGSSADGSEYTGLQGSQEDIDDDDNSSVSGSDGESTAMSMDDMTARSAVTTRSDGSEASTSSSARLNEALRQAAREAGTRGIEDDDDGDMSMEIADQEITGAFQPWIKKGERQSFDWEDISARHDQENMQPSGFVADQPAEADAASDNGDEDLSMEVTNAIGRILPGQQSRRQSMRSRMSLGAETVYDEQTMELTNVVGGIAQPISPAKSTGAYSNADEDEEMTMEFTSVVGGVLNKPFTANVANENDDGLAESFSPSSKAPGFSAWENEDDNMDEGMDMEMTGAIGGILPAAQEQIEPQDEDQTQGMDFTAAVGKIISPQAGPQETVEEPIQVEPNAEATAARLGSSPFQGSARQSPAKSPASFHVAAVASENGSPSLASVRSRRTRQSLSHAALSTPTSQTSQPSPKEPALQASGLSPAETPSKSTDDQSTSPENPPQPNPTGPASGKKSPRRKSLFEKSASGESAPLFVLQPHGKRRSSGLGIDKEGLGSPKVAAMLDKRRSIGEEAPQFIPQEPSKQGVRFEDPVKLQEEVEREREEEENREDGHIPPPPLNDRDPTANLKDMISSLTPKKNKLRGRKSLHVGAARGVLGKRPAELDMDDEDVDSTPKRLRGRENVSPVKNIRLPAPPSKDETVGRAARSPLKLFSGSPLKMSTTPLQEPKGSSLATSPEKPGRVSSKSPSSAEPTEEQDAVAEEPGPQFEPIQLQDFLNMTNIHFMELTTTKRRHTTAPDSATKRAMRLSTESETKSSASDFEACVAAGFCTVPMLELYQHSCRELKSYISEGRQIIRSIETETYAENPPLFREYMTAPPDIRLLMDNQFRNVKTHARLQSKATWYEWRMKLLEGLKDGLDRHVQEMKADGDTLSKHEALLTGVVPGLEEKHSALEKEATTLQQLADEMENCDQDELRSTREKLSSVEAEIEAKKRRLQEMQEELKTKTDTIESGTALKAEYTAQIEEAERIKEECRGWSAKEISELKESVRNLERQTGWSIISATSPPEGSSAGPAITMSYRNQLQLTFHPASFHTNTDNNTNPPTPIDLKYAPTSDTKRSTTTPTAQLSPISLLVLKSLQSHITTTTPQQNPTPKHLLHFISQAWDLTLKLEEEARMLEFCGVTKLKLLEANDSSPSLRARCTLLSTGTTPDGKRRRIDVDFAVTTRILHNTHGDEGQESGSDKSDIGTLDIKTDVIASKVYGFGSGNEAGLSEVEMRKILSKGLRGGAEKKGGDAAALKLGGGIWSMAVRKLSGVVF is encoded by the exons ATGGCGTCCCGAAGTGACTCCGCGGGGTCTTCCCGCCCGCGATCTCGTCGCTCTATCGCCCATGTCCCCCGATCGCAGTTGACCTCTACCTTGGACAAGGAGAATGCCACCACAAATATCAGCTCTTCTCAACCTATTGGTGAGCGTTCAAAGCTCTCGGCAAAGGATAAGAAGTCGCGCAGTAAGAGTCTGGGACCTGGTGGTCTAGATGCGCTCCAAGATTCAAATGGCAATCGACGCAAG TCTACTGCAGCCTTCCCCCTCAAGTCTATCCTGAAACCTACAGTTCCCGTTTCCCCGGTTCGCAACATTCCTACGTTTGAGGAGACACGCAGACGGACTCCTGCTCGCGGTCCACCTCACAATGACGGCACAGGTGAAGCCCCGGACCAGGGCAAAGAGGGCATGTTAATAGACTTCGATACTCCGGCACAACCGTCAGGCTCTGCGGGTGACGACCCGTCCAATCCTTTCGATAGCTTCACCGCCGCTTCAATCCGGGATGAAATGGCCGCGGTGAGAgagcgagaagagaaggaacagCGGGAGCGCGAGCGCAAGACGATTCTTGAGCGAAGAGAGGCGCGCCGGAAATCTATGG CAAATCGCCGTGTTTCATTTGCCCCAGAAGCAACATTGCACACGTGGAATGTTGTGGAGATACCTGATGACTCGACCTCTTCGTCTACCTCCAACTCAACCAGGCGTGCATCGTCCCTGGCAAATCAGACCCCCGCGCAAAAGAATCCCCCGGAtgatcctccttctcccgaCCTGGACGCAGAATCAGATATCGGCTTTTCCCCCGTTCAGTACCCTGATCTACAGCAGCTCCAGAACCGCTCAACTTCGTCGCAGGAGATGTCTTCAAGCCCATTCAGCGGGAGCTCGGCGGACGGCAGTGAATATACCGGTTTACAAGGTTCTCAGGAAGacatcgacgatgatgacaatTCGTCCGTTTCCGGCTCTGACGGGGAAAGTACCGCGATGAGTATGGACGATATGACCGCTCGTTCTGCAGTCACGACACGGTCAGATGGGTCTGAGGCTAGCACCAGCTCCAGTGCTCGGCTGAATGAGGCTCTACGGCAAGCGGCTCGAGAAGCAGGCACTCGTGGCattgaggacgatgatgacggtgaCATGTCGATGGAGATTGCCGATCAGGAGATCACAGGCGCTTTCCAACCCTGGATCAAGAAAGGTGAACGCCAAAGTTTTGATTGGGAAGACATTAGCGCTCGACATGACCAGGAGAATATGCAACCCTCAGGGTTCGTGGCCGACCAACCAGCTGAGGCAGATGCGGCAAGCGATAATGGGGATGAGGACCTCAGTATGGAAGTGACGAATGCCATTGGACGTATTCTTCCAGGTCAGCAGAGCCGTCGTCAGAGCATGAGAAGTCGTATGTCACTTGGCGCAGAGACCGTGTACGATGAACAAACCATGGAATTGACCAATGTCGTTGGAGGTATAGCGCAACCTATCTCGCCAGCCAAGTCCACAGGAGCCTACAGCAACgcagacgaagatgaggagatgacCATGGAATTCACGTCGGTCGTTGGTGGCGTCCTGAACAAACCATTTACGGCTAATGTCGCCAATGAGAACGACGATGGCCTAGCAGAATCCTTCTCGCCAAGTTCCAAGGCACCAGGCTTCTCTGCCTGGGAGAACGAAGATGACAACATGGATGAAGGAATGGACATGGAAATGACCGGGGCCATTGGTGGCATACTTCCCGCAGCTCAGGAGCAAATCGAACCACAAGATGAGGATCAAACCCAGGGCATGGATTTCACGGCTGCCGTGGGTAAGATAATCTCACCTCAAGCAGGGCCACAGGAGACTGTTGAAGAACCAATCCAAGTAGAGCCAAATGCCGAAGCGACTGCTGCTCGCCTCGGTAGCTCACCCTTCCAGGGTTCCGCTCGTCAATCCCCAGCTAAATCACCTGCCTCGTTCCATGTCGCTGCCGTTGCTTCAGAGAACGGAAGCCCTAGCCTGGCGAGTGTGAGATCCAGACGGACCCGACAAAGCCTAAGCCATGCTGCTTTGAGCACCCCGACCTCTCAGACATCGCAGCCATCCCCGAAGGAACCGGCACTGCAGGCCAGCGGACTCTCACCTGCCGAAACTCCGTCTAAATCCACTGATGATCAGAGTACATCGCCCGAGAACCCACCGCAGCCGAACCCTACAGGACCTGCAAGCGGGAAGAAATCTCCAAGGCGTAAAAGTCTTTTCGAGAAGTCTGCATCCGGAGAGTCCGCTCCTTTGTTTGTCTTACAACCTCATGGAAAAAGACGATCTTCAGGTCTCGGGATCGATAAAGAAGGCCTTGGGTCGCCCAAGGTGGCCGCTATGCTTGACAAGCGTCGATCGATCGGTGAAGAGGCACCGCAGTTCATCCCCCAGGAACCGTCTAAACAGGGAGTGCGCTTTGAAGATCCCGTGAAGCTtcaggaggaggttgagagggagcgcgaagaggaagagaaccgAGAAGATGGGCACATTCCGCCCCCACCCCTCAATGATCGGGACCCCACAGCTAATCTGAAAGACATGATCTCAAGTCTTAccccgaagaagaataagcTGCGTGGGAGAAAGAGCTTGCATGTTGGCGCCGCTCGTGGCGTCCTTGGCAAACGGCCAGCCGAgctggatatggatgatgaagatgttgatAGCACACCAAAGCGTTTGAGGGGGCGTGAAAACGTGAGTCCGGTGAAGAACATCAGGCTTCCTGCACCTCCGTCCAAGGATGAAACGGTTGGGCGTGCAGCCCGTTCGCCTCTCAAACTCTTCAGTGGCTCTCCATTGAAGATGAGCACCACTCCTCTCCAGGAGCCGAAAGGCAGCTCCCTGGCGACCAGTCCGGAGAAACCCGGCCGAGTGTCCTCAAAGTCACCGTCTAGTGCCGAACCAACGGAAGAACAGGACGCTGTTGCTGAAGAGCCTGGTCCGCAATTTGAACCAATACAGTTGCAGGACTTCCTGAACATGACCAACATCCACTTCATGGAGCTTACGACGACAAAACGGCGGCATACCACTGCCCCTGACAGTGCTACCAAACGAGCAATGCGACTTTCCACTGAGAGCGAGACTAAGTCAAGTGCTTCTGACTTTGAAGCCTGCGTGGCAGCTGGCTTCTGCACTGTCCCCATGCTCGAGCTCTATCAACAC TCTTGTCGCGAACTGAAGTCCTATATCTCCGAAGGAAGACAGATCATTCGCTCGATCGAAACCGAGACATACGCGGAAAACCCGCCGCTGTTCCGTGAATACATGACAGCACCACCCGACATTCGTCTCTTGATGGACAACCAGTTCCGCAACGTCAAGACGCACGCCAGACTCCAAAGCAAAGCCACATGGTACGAGTGGCGCATGAAGCTCCTCGAAGGCCTGAAAGACGGACTTGACCGGCACgtgcaggagatgaaggccgACGGCGACACCCTATCCAAGCATGAAGCCCTCTTGACCGGAGTCGTACCAGGTCTCGAAGAAAAGCACTCCGCCCTCGAAAAAGAAGCCACGACACTCCAGCAACTGGcagatgagatggagaactGCGACCAGGACGAACTCCGCAGTACAAGAGAGAAGCTCTCCAGCGTGGAAGCCGAAATCGAAGCGAAGAAGCGCCGACTTCAGGAGATGCAAGAGGAACTCAAAACCAAAACCGACACGATCGAGTCCGGCACAGCACTCAAAGCAGAATACACCGCTCAGATCGAGGAAGCAGAACGAATCAAAGAAGAATGCCGCGGCTGGAGCGCCAAAGAGATTAGCGAGCTGAAAGAATCCGTCCGCAACCTGGAGCGCCAAACCGGCTGGAGCATCATCTCCGCGACCTCCCCTCCAGAAGGATCCTCCGCCGGCCCAGCCATAACCATGTCCTACCGCAACCAACTCCAACTCACCTTCCATCCTGCCTCCTTCCACACCAACACCGACAACAACacaaacccacccacaccaaTCGACCTAAAATACGCCCCTACATCCGATACCAAGCGCTCCACCACAACACCCACCGCCCAGctctcccccatctccctcctcgtcctcaaaTCCCTCCAATCGCACATCACAACCACCACTCCCCAACAAAATCCCACCCCAAAACACCTCCTCCATTTCATCTCCCAAGCCTGGGACCTCACCCTTAAactcgaagaagaagcccgcatGCTCGAATTCTGCGGCGTCACCAAACTCAAGCTCCTCGAAGCGAAcgactcctctccctccctccgcgCAAGATGCACACTCCTCTCCACGGGTACCACACCCGACGGCAAACGCCGACGCATTGACGTCGACTTTGCTGTCACAACCCGCATCTTACATAACACCCATGGTGATGAGGGCCAGGAGAGTGGTAGTGACAAGAGTGATATCGGTACCTTGGATATCAAGACCGATGTGATCGCTAGTAAGGTGTATGGATTCGGCAGCGGGAATGAAGCTGGTCTTTCGGAGGTTGAGATGCGGAAGATTCTTTCGAAGGGGCTGCGTGGTGgagctgagaagaagggtggtgaTGCGGCCGCGTTGAAGCTTGGGGGTGGGATTTGGAGTATGGCGGTTAGGAAACTTAGCGGGGTTGTGTTTTAG